A section of the Leptotrichia buccalis C-1013-b genome encodes:
- a CDS encoding Cof-type HAD-IIB family hydrolase, producing the protein MNYKLIATDMDGTLLDEEHGITKENVEAIIKVQKEKGVKFVLASGRPSYAMLEYAKELQMDKYEGYVLAFNGGELIDMKTNEVIFHEGLEKKDIENVYKVSKEINVPMILYVGDTIYGTEATDGVMYEADQCKMKFQKFDTLEDLEKKGIDKTTKCMIIGTPEEVLIAQKHMNKVHGNDYFIAISKPIFLEIANKNVDKGKTLKKLGEIENINPEEMIAVGDSANDKPLLEYVGMPVAVENAIPEIKEIAKFISTSNVKHGLKTTIEEFFEF; encoded by the coding sequence ATGAATTATAAGTTAATTGCAACTGATATGGATGGGACATTGCTTGATGAGGAGCATGGAATAACAAAGGAAAATGTTGAGGCGATTATTAAAGTTCAAAAGGAAAAAGGAGTTAAATTTGTACTTGCGAGCGGAAGACCTAGCTATGCTATGCTTGAATATGCAAAAGAGCTTCAAATGGATAAGTATGAAGGCTATGTTTTGGCATTTAACGGTGGTGAATTAATTGATATGAAGACAAACGAAGTTATTTTTCACGAAGGGCTGGAAAAAAAGGATATTGAAAATGTTTATAAAGTTTCAAAGGAAATAAATGTTCCAATGATTTTGTACGTTGGAGATACAATTTATGGAACTGAAGCGACAGATGGAGTAATGTATGAAGCCGATCAATGCAAGATGAAATTTCAAAAATTCGACACACTTGAAGACTTGGAGAAAAAAGGAATTGATAAAACTACAAAATGTATGATTATTGGAACGCCTGAAGAAGTATTGATTGCTCAGAAACACATGAATAAAGTTCACGGAAACGATTATTTTATTGCCATTTCAAAACCAATTTTCCTAGAAATTGCAAATAAAAATGTGGATAAAGGGAAAACATTGAAAAAATTGGGAGAAATTGAAAATATAAATCCTGAGGAAATGATTGCAGTTGGCGACAGTGCAAACGATAAGCCGTTGCTGGAGTACGTGGGAATGCCTGTGGCTGTGGAAAATGCAATTCCTGAAATTAAGGAAATAGCTAAATTTATTTCAACATCAAATGTAAAGCATGGATTGAAAACTACGATTGAGGAGTTTTTTGAATTTTAA